One window of Quercus robur chromosome 5, dhQueRobu3.1, whole genome shotgun sequence genomic DNA carries:
- the LOC126726470 gene encoding uncharacterized protein LOC126726470 — protein MAAITSALIAIAGVVLGWIAIEIACKPCLEQGREAIDRSLNPDYDPDDAVSNNNNNNIRAPLITSESDDPVVVTSSTTSYDSSVKPI, from the coding sequence ATGGCAGCAATAACAAGCGCATTGATAGCAATAGCAGGAGTGGTGCTGGGTTGGATCGCCATCGAGATCGCTTGCAAGCCTTGCCTAGAACAAGGCCGCGAAGCCATCGATCGCTCCCTCAATCCCGACTACGATCCAGATGACGCCGtttccaacaacaacaacaacaacattcgCGCCCCTCTTATCACCTCTGAATCTGATGATCCTGTTGTTGTTACTTCTTCCACCACTTCCTACGATTCTTCTGTCAAGCCCATCTGA